A genome region from Sphingorhabdus sp. SMR4y includes the following:
- the murG gene encoding undecaprenyldiphospho-muramoylpentapeptide beta-N-acetylglucosaminyltransferase: protein MSFSKHYVLAAGGTGGHMIPAYALARELVLRGHRVAMITDERGEKIPGMVEETQVHVLPAGRITKDPRSWLGGTRAILKGRRMAMQLYDTFQPSAVVGFGGYPAYPALLAANSKDIPTIVHEQNAVLGRVNRLASRSVNAIATAYPDVLRIKPKYQEKVHLVGNPVREEVVALRDELYPILAEDGIFRVLVTGGSQGASILSDVVPDAMVMLPVHLRRRLQITQQCREDDIERVRAKYAEHDIPAELATYLPDLPDRLGWAHLVIGRAGASTIAELTTAGRPAILIPLPSAMDDHQTYNVKEMVAAGGARVIRQPAITTRSFDSGSDDKTNKLRLQQSAALDKMRGAMVKQIQKIALSTGALENAARCARSCGRPEAVSDLADLVESIGTSPLGKTMKTEKEAPQRLAARKEALAKDAVQ, encoded by the coding sequence ATGAGTTTTTCGAAACATTATGTTCTGGCGGCCGGCGGCACCGGTGGTCACATGATCCCGGCCTATGCGCTGGCCAGGGAACTGGTCTTGCGCGGGCACCGGGTGGCGATGATCACCGATGAGCGGGGCGAAAAAATACCCGGCATGGTTGAGGAAACGCAGGTCCATGTGCTCCCCGCCGGACGAATCACCAAAGATCCGCGCAGCTGGCTCGGAGGAACCCGCGCCATCCTGAAAGGCCGCCGGATGGCGATGCAGCTATATGATACATTCCAGCCGTCGGCGGTTGTCGGCTTTGGCGGCTATCCGGCCTATCCCGCGCTGCTCGCGGCAAACAGCAAGGACATACCGACAATCGTGCACGAACAGAATGCGGTTCTCGGCCGGGTCAACCGGCTGGCGTCGCGTTCGGTCAATGCCATTGCCACCGCCTATCCCGACGTCCTGCGGATCAAGCCGAAATATCAGGAAAAGGTCCATCTGGTCGGCAATCCGGTGCGCGAGGAAGTCGTGGCACTGCGCGACGAGCTTTATCCGATATTGGCCGAAGACGGTATTTTCCGCGTATTGGTGACCGGCGGCAGCCAGGGTGCCTCCATCCTTTCCGATGTGGTGCCGGATGCCATGGTGATGCTGCCCGTGCATCTGCGCCGTCGTCTGCAGATCACCCAGCAATGCCGCGAGGATGATATCGAGCGGGTGCGGGCAAAATATGCCGAGCATGATATTCCGGCAGAGCTGGCCACCTATCTGCCCGATCTGCCCGACCGGCTGGGCTGGGCGCATCTGGTTATCGGCCGGGCAGGGGCCTCGACCATCGCCGAGCTGACCACGGCCGGACGGCCCGCGATCCTGATTCCTCTGCCGAGCGCTATGGACGATCATCAGACCTATAACGTCAAGGAAATGGTCGCGGCAGGCGGCGCTCGTGTGATCCGGCAGCCCGCCATCACGACCCGGAGTTTCGACAGCGGCAGCGACGACAAGACCAACAAGCTGCGCCTGCAGCAGTCCGCGGCGCTCGACAAGATGCGCGGCGCGATGGTCAAGCAGATCCAGAAAATCGCCTTGAGCACCGGCGCACTGGAAAATGCCGCGCGCTGTGCAAGATCCTGCGGACGCCCCGAAGCGGTAAGCGATCTGGCTGATCTGGTCGAAAGCATCGGCACGTCGCCACTGGGAAAGACCATGAAAACCGAGAAAGAAGCACCCCAAAGGCTTGCTGCCCGCAAGGAAGCGCTGGCAAAGGATGCTGTGCAGTGA
- the murB gene encoding UDP-N-acetylmuramate dehydrogenase, with product MNAVATMPVTRGKLTEGAALAPLVWFKSGGAAEWLFEPKDIDDLQQFLRDLDPAIAVWPLGLGSNLIIRDGGMPGVVVRLGKAFAAIQADGMTLNCGAGAPGISAASKARDHGIAGLEFLRGIPGTIGGAVRMNAGAYGREVCDILVSADVVLRNGDLVTIPLADMGFSYRHSGLPDGSIVVSAAFVGEAGDPEIIGAEMKRIADEREASQPLRSKTGGSTFKNPDGKKAWQLVDEAGCRGLQIGQAQVSEKHCNFLINLGGATSADIEALGDEVRKRVKTHSGVELHWEIQRVGDEA from the coding sequence ATGAACGCGGTTGCCACCATGCCTGTTACCCGCGGCAAGCTGACCGAAGGCGCTGCTCTGGCCCCGCTCGTCTGGTTCAAGAGCGGCGGTGCGGCAGAGTGGCTGTTCGAGCCGAAAGATATCGACGATCTGCAGCAGTTCCTTCGCGATCTTGATCCGGCAATAGCCGTCTGGCCGCTCGGACTGGGGTCCAACCTGATCATCCGTGATGGAGGCATGCCGGGCGTTGTAGTGCGCCTGGGCAAGGCCTTTGCGGCTATTCAAGCCGACGGAATGACGCTCAACTGTGGTGCCGGTGCGCCGGGAATTTCAGCGGCCAGCAAGGCCCGCGACCATGGCATTGCCGGTTTGGAATTTTTGCGCGGCATCCCCGGCACGATCGGCGGCGCGGTCCGCATGAATGCTGGCGCTTATGGCCGCGAAGTCTGCGACATATTGGTGAGCGCGGATGTCGTGCTGCGCAACGGCGATCTGGTGACGATTCCGCTCGCCGACATGGGGTTTAGCTACCGCCATTCTGGTCTGCCGGACGGATCGATCGTTGTCAGCGCCGCATTTGTGGGAGAGGCCGGCGACCCTGAAATCATCGGTGCCGAGATGAAGCGCATTGCCGACGAGCGCGAAGCTTCGCAACCGCTGCGGTCGAAGACAGGCGGCTCGACGTTCAAAAATCCCGACGGTAAGAAAGCGTGGCAACTGGTCGACGAAGCCGGTTGTCGCGGCCTGCAGATCGGTCAGGCGCAAGTGTCCGAAAAGCACTGCAACTTCCTGATCAATCTTGGCGGTGCGACATCCGCGGATATCGAAGCGCTTGGCGACGAAGTGCGCAAGCGGGTAAAGACGCATTCGGGCGTCGAACTGCATTGGGAAATCCAGCGCGTGGGGGATGAAGCATGA
- the mraY gene encoding phospho-N-acetylmuramoyl-pentapeptide-transferase: MFYLLAQWLEFEGIFNVFRYLSFRSGAAVSTSLFIGLLIGPKFINMLRMRQGKGQPIREDGPITHLKKAGTPTMGGLMILISVVTSLLLWMDLSNMFVWACIFVTLGFGAIGFMDDYDKVRKASHKGVPGRVRLLLEFAVAGFATWIIVQQIGTSLYVPFFNDVQIDLGYFYIPFAMFVIVGAGNAVNLTDGLDGLATMPVVIASATFLVLVYLSGNAVFSEYLGIPFVRGAGELAIFCACVIGACLAFLWFNAPPAAVFMGDTGSLALGGALGAIAVSIHHEIVLALVGGLFVLEAVSVIVQVFFFKRTGRRVFRMAPIHHHFEQLGWSESTIVIRFWIISLVLALAGLATLKLR, from the coding sequence ATGTTTTATTTGCTGGCCCAATGGCTTGAATTCGAAGGTATTTTCAACGTCTTTCGCTATCTGAGCTTTCGCTCGGGCGCGGCCGTGTCGACATCGCTGTTCATCGGCCTGCTGATCGGCCCCAAGTTTATCAACATGCTGCGCATGCGGCAGGGCAAGGGCCAGCCGATCCGCGAAGATGGACCGATTACCCATCTCAAGAAGGCCGGGACGCCGACCATGGGTGGTCTGATGATCCTGATATCGGTGGTGACGTCGTTGCTGCTGTGGATGGATCTCAGCAACATGTTCGTCTGGGCCTGTATTTTCGTGACCCTCGGCTTTGGCGCCATCGGCTTCATGGATGATTATGACAAGGTCCGCAAAGCCAGTCACAAGGGTGTTCCGGGCCGGGTCCGGCTGCTGCTGGAATTTGCGGTCGCCGGTTTTGCCACCTGGATCATCGTGCAGCAAATCGGCACCAGTCTTTACGTTCCCTTCTTCAACGATGTGCAGATTGACCTCGGCTATTTCTATATTCCCTTCGCGATGTTTGTGATTGTCGGTGCCGGCAATGCGGTCAACCTGACCGACGGGCTCGATGGTCTTGCGACAATGCCGGTGGTAATCGCCAGCGCCACTTTTCTGGTGCTTGTCTATCTGTCCGGCAATGCCGTATTTTCGGAATATCTCGGCATTCCCTTTGTCCGGGGGGCCGGCGAACTGGCAATTTTCTGTGCCTGTGTGATCGGCGCCTGTCTCGCGTTCCTGTGGTTCAACGCGCCGCCGGCAGCCGTTTTTATGGGCGATACCGGCAGCCTGGCCCTCGGCGGGGCGCTCGGAGCGATAGCCGTTTCCATCCATCATGAAATCGTTCTGGCGCTGGTCGGCGGACTGTTTGTGCTCGAAGCGGTGTCAGTGATCGTTCAGGTCTTCTTCTTCAAGCGCACCGGCCGCCGCGTGTTTCGCATGGCGCCGATTCATCATCATTTCGAACAGCTGGGCTGGTCCGAATCCACCATCGTGATCCGCTTCTGGATCATCAGTCTGGTGCTCGCGCTGGCCGGATTGGCGACGTTGAAACTCAGATGA
- a CDS encoding cell division protein FtsQ/DivIB gives MTATRKRNNRQARGKPRKQAKRTVKQVSVFDRILRAMPVTEEQVQKGLTWGLVAVFILGAYSVAHYSGINDRIKTELAEAVGNAGFEVKRVEVTGVNRIDELKVYEITLAQKDRSMLLVDIDEVREDLLANGWIKDARISRRLPDTLIVDIVEREPVAVWQNQGTLSLIDKTGYPLEEIVPEEMPDLPVIVGKKANLKFSQLDSLLDVAPALRPMVTGASWIGNRRWDLEFDSGETLALPEGEETASAALLNFARMDGINRLLGRGVVHFDLRDAERAYLRMPPKEEPVEPES, from the coding sequence ATGACAGCGACCCGGAAACGCAATAATCGGCAGGCCAGGGGCAAGCCCCGGAAACAGGCAAAGCGCACGGTCAAGCAAGTCTCCGTCTTCGACAGGATATTGCGGGCCATGCCTGTGACCGAAGAGCAGGTTCAGAAGGGCCTGACCTGGGGTCTGGTGGCCGTGTTCATCCTCGGCGCCTATAGCGTTGCGCATTATTCCGGCATCAATGACAGGATCAAGACCGAGCTTGCCGAAGCGGTCGGCAATGCCGGTTTCGAAGTGAAAAGGGTCGAGGTGACAGGCGTCAACCGCATTGACGAGCTGAAAGTCTATGAAATCACGCTGGCGCAGAAGGACCGTTCGATGCTGCTGGTCGATATTGACGAGGTACGCGAAGATCTGCTGGCCAATGGCTGGATCAAGGACGCACGGATTTCGCGTCGCCTGCCCGACACGCTGATTGTCGATATTGTCGAGCGCGAACCCGTTGCCGTCTGGCAAAATCAGGGAACGCTCTCGCTGATCGACAAGACCGGCTATCCGCTTGAAGAAATCGTCCCGGAAGAGATGCCGGATCTGCCGGTAATCGTCGGCAAGAAGGCCAATCTGAAATTTTCCCAGCTCGATTCACTGCTCGATGTCGCGCCGGCGTTGCGTCCGATGGTGACCGGTGCAAGCTGGATCGGCAACCGGCGCTGGGATCTCGAATTTGACAGTGGCGAAACGCTGGCCCTGCCCGAGGGTGAGGAGACGGCTTCGGCGGCGCTGCTCAATTTTGCGCGGATGGACGGCATCAACCGGTTGCTCGGTCGCGGAGTCGTTCATTTCGACCTGCGCGATGCGGAGCGCGCCTATCTGCGGATGCCGCCGAAGGAAGAGCCGGTCGAACCGGAGAGTTGA
- the murC gene encoding UDP-N-acetylmuramate--L-alanine ligase, with amino-acid sequence MKGVGTDIGTIHFVGIGGIGMSGIAEVMHNLGYQVQGSDIAESYVVEGLRAKGIDVKIGHSAENVEGTAVVVTSTAVKRGNPEVEAALASRIPLVRRAEMLAELMRLKSTIAIAGTHGKTTTTSMVAAMLDAGGIDPTVINGGIINQYGSNARLGAGEWMVIEADESDGSFLRLDGTLAVVTNIDAEHLDHYGSFDKIKDSFLEFVENVPFYGAAILCIDHPEVQALLPRIRDRRIITYGFSAQADVKGINVTPVAGGNRFDVDVRDRDGETRRITGIELPMPGRHNVQNAIAAVAVGLEMGLSDEQIACGFDHFGGVKRRFTKVGEVDGVTIIDDYGHHPVEIQAVLSAAREGAQGRVIAVVQPHRFTRLRDHMEEFQGAFNDADMVFVTPVYVAGEDPIEGVDSEALVTGLKTRGHRLAETVADEKALAARLAEEAQPQDMIICLGAGDITKWAAALADGIAEARK; translated from the coding sequence GTGAAGGGTGTCGGAACCGATATCGGGACAATCCATTTCGTCGGTATCGGTGGTATCGGCATGTCCGGCATAGCCGAGGTCATGCACAATCTCGGCTATCAGGTGCAGGGCAGCGATATAGCCGAGAGCTATGTTGTAGAAGGGCTGCGCGCCAAGGGCATTGACGTGAAAATCGGCCATAGCGCCGAAAATGTCGAGGGCACCGCCGTGGTGGTAACCTCGACCGCGGTCAAGCGCGGCAATCCGGAAGTCGAAGCTGCGCTCGCCAGCCGGATACCCCTGGTGCGTCGCGCCGAAATGCTCGCCGAGCTGATGCGGCTGAAATCGACCATCGCCATTGCCGGCACTCATGGCAAGACGACCACCACCTCGATGGTTGCGGCCATGCTCGATGCGGGCGGCATTGATCCGACCGTGATCAACGGCGGCATCATCAACCAATATGGCTCCAACGCCCGGCTCGGTGCCGGCGAATGGATGGTGATCGAAGCCGACGAAAGTGACGGCAGCTTCCTGCGGCTCGACGGCACGCTCGCGGTCGTTACCAATATCGATGCCGAACATCTCGATCATTATGGCAGCTTCGACAAGATCAAGGACAGTTTCCTCGAATTTGTCGAGAACGTCCCCTTTTACGGCGCGGCGATCCTGTGCATCGACCATCCCGAGGTTCAGGCCCTGTTGCCGCGCATCCGCGACCGGCGGATCATCACCTATGGCTTTTCCGCGCAGGCCGATGTCAAGGGAATCAATGTCACGCCAGTGGCCGGTGGCAATCGCTTCGACGTTGATGTCCGCGACCGCGATGGCGAAACCAGGCGGATCACCGGTATCGAATTGCCAATGCCGGGTCGTCACAATGTCCAGAACGCGATTGCTGCCGTGGCGGTCGGACTGGAAATGGGGCTCAGCGACGAACAGATTGCTTGCGGCTTCGATCATTTTGGTGGCGTCAAGCGCCGCTTTACCAAGGTCGGCGAGGTCGACGGCGTGACCATCATCGACGATTACGGCCATCATCCGGTCGAGATCCAGGCGGTGCTGTCGGCTGCGCGCGAAGGTGCGCAGGGCCGGGTCATCGCCGTGGTCCAGCCGCATCGCTTCACCCGCCTGCGCGATCATATGGAAGAATTCCAGGGCGCCTTCAACGACGCTGACATGGTCTTCGTGACGCCGGTCTATGTTGCCGGAGAGGATCCCATCGAAGGCGTTGACAGCGAGGCGCTGGTCACCGGCCTGAAAACCCGCGGTCATCGTCTCGCGGAAACCGTTGCAGACGAGAAGGCTCTTGCTGCCCGCTTGGCCGAAGAGGCCCAGCCTCAGGACATGATCATCTGCCTCGGGGCAGGGGATATCACCAAATGGGCGGCTGCGCTTGCCGACGGGATCGCGGAGGCGCGCAAATGA
- the ftsA gene encoding cell division protein FtsA, giving the protein MAARVEKIFTSLDIGSSKISAMIAGRMDNGELTVLGTGHHASKGVKRGYIADTETTETDVRAAVEQAERIAGTNIDDVWVSFSAGGLQSMLTSVETELGGHRIEQDDIDLLLDAGRNSIDPKGKMVLHAQPALYTLDGLNGVKKPKGLHADRLGVDIHVILAEASPVRNIEMSVRGAHLNVRSIVASPIAVGNACLSMEERELGVALVEMGAEVTNISLFAGGMLVGLTTLPYGAADITDDIASSFGLRRAQAERIKCFYGSATTSPRDNHDVISQGLDDVGEAGEEDGRITRAQLIAVIRQRLDHLIGEIGRSLKELGFTGPVGRQVVLTGGGAELKGIADYAQSALGRTVRIGRPTGLSALPEAHSGPAFAGLAGLALYASQEPVDLRYMARSHQNVHKYGGSAVIGRLMSAIRGNF; this is encoded by the coding sequence ATGGCAGCACGGGTAGAAAAAATCTTCACATCGCTGGATATCGGCTCGTCGAAAATTTCGGCGATGATAGCCGGCCGGATGGACAATGGCGAACTGACCGTTTTGGGCACCGGCCATCATGCCAGCAAAGGGGTGAAGCGGGGCTATATCGCGGATACCGAAACGACCGAAACCGACGTCAGGGCGGCGGTGGAACAGGCCGAGCGCATTGCCGGCACCAATATCGACGATGTCTGGGTCAGCTTCTCGGCCGGCGGATTGCAAAGCATGCTGACCTCGGTGGAAACCGAACTCGGGGGGCACCGGATCGAACAGGATGATATCGACCTGCTGCTCGATGCCGGTCGCAACAGCATCGATCCCAAGGGAAAGATGGTGCTGCACGCCCAGCCTGCTCTCTATACGCTCGACGGCCTCAACGGGGTGAAGAAGCCAAAGGGGCTGCACGCCGACCGTCTCGGGGTGGACATCCATGTCATTCTTGCGGAAGCCTCGCCGGTTCGCAATATCGAGATGAGCGTGCGCGGTGCGCATCTCAATGTCAGATCAATCGTCGCGTCCCCAATTGCGGTCGGCAACGCCTGCCTTTCGATGGAAGAACGCGAACTGGGTGTCGCGCTGGTCGAGATGGGCGCGGAGGTGACCAATATCTCGCTCTTCGCAGGCGGCATGCTGGTCGGCTTGACGACCTTGCCTTATGGCGCAGCCGACATAACAGACGATATCGCCTCATCCTTTGGTCTGCGGCGCGCGCAGGCCGAGCGGATAAAATGTTTCTATGGTTCTGCCACGACCAGCCCGCGCGATAATCACGATGTGATCAGCCAGGGGCTCGATGACGTTGGCGAAGCCGGGGAAGAGGACGGCCGGATCACCCGCGCGCAGCTGATCGCGGTCATTCGCCAGCGGCTCGATCATCTGATCGGAGAGATCGGCCGGTCGCTCAAGGAGCTGGGCTTTACCGGTCCGGTTGGGCGTCAGGTGGTGCTGACCGGCGGTGGCGCCGAGCTCAAGGGCATTGCCGATTATGCCCAGTCGGCTCTGGGACGCACGGTCCGCATCGGTCGTCCGACCGGGCTGAGCGCGCTTCCCGAAGCGCATAGCGGTCCCGCTTTCGCCGGTCTGGCCGGGCTGGCGCTCTATGCATCGCAGGAGCCTGTTGATTTGCGCTACATGGCGAGAAGCCATCAGAATGTTCACAAATATGGCGGATCAGCAGTAATCGGACGGCTTATGTCGGCGATCCGCGGAAATTTTTAG
- a CDS encoding D-alanine--D-alanine ligase, with the protein MTAKDKNSLHIAVLMGGWSAEREVSLSSGKGVADALEKNGHQVTRVDMDRNVAQVLAGIRPDVVFNALHGVPGEDGSVQGMLDLMQIPYTHSGLATSVIAIDKELTKQQLVPAGVPMPKGRIVSSASLHDADPLPRPYVLKPVNEGSSVGVAIVTDDSNYGHPISRDAAGPWQEFDQLLAEPFIKGRELTTAVLGGKALCVTELRTAQGFYDYEAKYTEGLTQHVCPAEIPADIEKLCLDYALRAHQILGCKGTSRTDFRWDDEQGAAGLFVLETNTQPGMTPLSLVPEQAKQMGISYEELVEIIVREAL; encoded by the coding sequence ATGACTGCCAAAGACAAAAACAGCCTCCATATCGCCGTCCTGATGGGCGGATGGTCCGCCGAACGGGAAGTGTCGCTGAGCAGCGGCAAGGGCGTCGCCGATGCGCTGGAGAAAAACGGCCATCAGGTGACCCGCGTCGACATGGACCGCAATGTCGCACAGGTGCTTGCCGGCATCCGTCCCGATGTGGTGTTCAACGCGTTGCACGGCGTTCCCGGTGAAGACGGCAGCGTCCAGGGCATGCTCGATCTGATGCAAATCCCCTATACCCATAGCGGGCTCGCCACGTCGGTAATCGCGATCGACAAGGAATTGACCAAGCAGCAGCTGGTACCCGCCGGCGTCCCGATGCCCAAGGGCAGGATTGTCTCCAGCGCCAGCCTCCATGACGCCGATCCGTTGCCGCGACCCTATGTCCTCAAGCCGGTCAACGAGGGCTCTTCCGTCGGTGTCGCGATCGTGACCGACGACAGCAATTACGGGCATCCGATCAGCCGCGATGCGGCGGGGCCGTGGCAGGAGTTTGACCAGCTTCTGGCCGAACCCTTCATCAAGGGGCGCGAACTGACCACGGCTGTTCTCGGCGGCAAGGCGCTTTGCGTAACTGAATTGAGGACGGCTCAGGGCTTTTATGATTATGAAGCCAAATATACAGAGGGCCTGACCCAGCATGTCTGCCCCGCCGAAATTCCTGCCGATATCGAGAAACTGTGTCTCGACTATGCTCTGCGCGCCCACCAGATTTTGGGGTGCAAAGGGACTTCGCGCACAGATTTCCGCTGGGACGACGAGCAGGGCGCGGCGGGGCTGTTTGTGCTGGAAACCAACACGCAGCCCGGCATGACTCCGCTCAGCCTGGTCCCCGAGCAGGCGAAACAGATGGGAATCAGCTATGAAGAGCTGGTCGAGATAATCGTGAGAGAAGCCCTATGA
- a CDS encoding FtsW/RodA/SpoVE family cell cycle protein, whose amino-acid sequence MGASEQEAGPAQPLPEISGALKKKRFQLQSRFGRSDRSPLAIWFWELDRVLLGLILTLIAIGLIAVAAASPVTALKQSTASVTIEPLYYFYRQLGWVVVGVPIMLVVSMLPKAQARRFAILAALAAFVLLFLVPVFGKSVNGAQRWIGYSFATIQPGEFLKPLYAVTLAWLLSLRIKDPALPVISLSAILTAIIAILMMMQPNLGETILICGIWFAVMTVSGLSARLIAGIGVAGIGGLVGAYFFYPVATQRINAWLFGGGEFDQVMFAHKALTGGGLLGTGPGLGSAKFKLPEAHTDYIFSVIGEEFGLLACMAIALVYLAIIVRVFLRLLDEEDNFIILAVTGLTAQFGGQALINMAVNLQLFPSKGMTLPFISYGGSSIIALCIGVGLLLAFTRRNPYLDRSQYVSAWPEQGRIAV is encoded by the coding sequence ATGGGGGCATCTGAACAGGAAGCCGGGCCGGCGCAACCGCTTCCGGAAATTTCCGGCGCGCTGAAGAAAAAGCGTTTCCAGCTGCAGTCGCGGTTCGGACGCAGCGACCGGTCGCCGCTGGCCATCTGGTTCTGGGAGCTGGACCGGGTGTTGCTCGGGCTGATCCTGACCCTGATCGCCATCGGCCTGATTGCGGTCGCCGCCGCCTCTCCGGTCACCGCGCTGAAGCAGAGCACCGCTTCGGTGACGATCGAACCGCTCTATTATTTTTACCGGCAACTGGGCTGGGTTGTCGTCGGCGTTCCGATAATGCTGGTGGTTTCAATGCTGCCAAAGGCACAGGCCCGCCGTTTCGCCATTCTCGCGGCGCTCGCGGCCTTTGTTCTCTTGTTCCTGGTCCCGGTCTTCGGCAAATCGGTCAACGGGGCCCAGCGCTGGATTGGCTACAGTTTCGCGACTATCCAGCCCGGCGAGTTTCTCAAGCCGCTATATGCCGTGACGCTGGCCTGGCTTTTGTCGCTGCGGATCAAGGATCCGGCTTTGCCGGTGATTTCCCTGTCGGCCATTTTGACCGCAATCATTGCCATTCTGATGATGATGCAGCCGAATCTGGGCGAAACCATCTTGATCTGCGGTATCTGGTTCGCGGTGATGACCGTCTCCGGTCTGTCCGCCCGCCTGATTGCGGGAATCGGTGTCGCCGGCATTGGCGGGCTGGTCGGCGCCTATTTTTTCTATCCCGTCGCAACCCAGCGGATCAATGCCTGGCTGTTCGGTGGCGGTGAATTTGACCAGGTGATGTTCGCGCACAAGGCCCTTACCGGCGGCGGCCTGCTCGGCACCGGACCCGGGCTGGGTAGCGCAAAGTTCAAGCTGCCGGAAGCGCATACCGACTATATCTTCTCGGTCATCGGCGAAGAATTCGGCTTGCTCGCCTGCATGGCGATCGCGCTCGTATATCTGGCGATCATCGTGCGGGTCTTCCTGCGGCTGCTGGACGAGGAGGACAATTTCATCATTCTCGCTGTCACCGGTCTTACCGCGCAATTCGGCGGACAGGCGCTGATCAACATGGCAGTGAATCTGCAACTCTTCCCGTCCAAGGGCATGACCCTGCCGTTCATCAGCTATGGCGGCTCGTCGATAATCGCGCTGTGTATCGGGGTTGGACTTTTGCTCGCATTTACCCGTCGGAACCCGTATCTTGACCGCTCACAATATGTCTCGGCATGGCCCGAGCAAGGACGGATAGCGGTATGA
- the murD gene encoding UDP-N-acetylmuramoyl-L-alanine--D-glutamate ligase, translating to MIVSPVFAGKRYAILGLARSGMAVLESLHASGAELLAWDNREDLRNSVADKALIADPLETDLTGYEAIVVSPGVPLNSHPITQKANADGVPIIGDIELFAQARSALPAHRVVGITGTNGKSTTTALVHHILQYAGIESVMGGNIGAPILSQEPLPEGGVYVLELSSYQIDLTNSLDCDVALLLNISPDHLDRYDGFDAYAASKARLFDMLGTDHAAIFASGDEKTRMALHGLRDLGRVKNIFDTSGVEIPGQADWPSLQGPHNLQNAIAAIATVEALGLSEEQWRPALAAFAGLPHRMERIAEANGVLFVNDSKATNPASTGPALGAYPKIHWILGGLPKSDQLTECEPFYKNVVRAYTIGEAGSLFGKLLAGHVPVESCEMILTAVQRAAANAQPGEVVLLSPACASFDQFRDFEARGNCFRSAVNSVIEKNLIGTAAGEAM from the coding sequence ATGATTGTCTCTCCCGTCTTTGCCGGTAAGCGCTATGCCATCCTCGGACTGGCCCGGTCCGGCATGGCGGTACTGGAAAGCCTGCACGCGAGCGGTGCCGAACTGCTCGCCTGGGACAATCGGGAGGACTTGCGCAACAGTGTCGCCGACAAGGCGCTTATTGCCGATCCGCTCGAAACCGATCTGACCGGTTATGAAGCAATTGTCGTGTCGCCCGGCGTCCCGCTCAACAGCCATCCGATCACGCAAAAGGCAAACGCCGATGGCGTTCCCATCATCGGTGATATCGAACTGTTCGCGCAGGCCCGGTCAGCGCTGCCCGCGCATCGCGTGGTCGGCATTACCGGCACCAACGGCAAGTCAACGACAACCGCTCTGGTCCATCATATATTGCAATATGCCGGAATAGAGTCCGTGATGGGCGGCAATATCGGCGCACCGATCCTGTCACAGGAGCCGTTGCCCGAGGGCGGCGTCTATGTGCTGGAGCTTTCCAGCTACCAGATTGACCTCACCAACAGTCTCGACTGCGATGTTGCGCTGCTGCTCAATATCAGCCCGGACCATCTCGATCGCTATGACGGGTTTGATGCCTATGCCGCCTCGAAGGCGCGGCTGTTCGACATGCTGGGGACTGATCACGCGGCGATTTTTGCCAGCGGTGACGAGAAGACCCGTATGGCTTTGCACGGTCTGCGTGACCTTGGCCGGGTGAAGAATATCTTTGATACCAGCGGCGTCGAGATTCCCGGGCAGGCGGACTGGCCATCGCTGCAAGGCCCGCATAATCTCCAGAATGCGATAGCGGCGATCGCCACGGTCGAGGCTCTCGGCCTGTCCGAAGAGCAATGGCGTCCGGCGCTGGCTGCCTTCGCCGGTCTGCCGCACCGTATGGAGCGGATCGCCGAAGCCAATGGCGTTCTGTTCGTCAATGACAGCAAGGCGACCAATCCCGCTTCCACTGGTCCGGCGCTCGGCGCTTATCCGAAAATCCACTGGATTCTTGGTGGCTTGCCGAAAAGCGATCAGCTGACCGAATGCGAACCTTTTTATAAAAATGTCGTCCGGGCCTATACCATCGGCGAAGCCGGATCATTGTTCGGAAAATTGCTGGCCGGTCATGTGCCGGTCGAATCCTGCGAAATGATACTCACCGCCGTACAGCGGGCCGCTGCCAATGCGCAGCCCGGTGAAGTGGTGCTGCTGTCGCCGGCCTGTGCGTCCTTTGACCAGTTTCGGGATTTTGAAGCGCGCGGCAATTGCTTCCGCAGCGCCGTCAATTCGGTGATCGAGAAAAATCTGATCGGAACTGCTGCCGGGGAGGCAATGTGA